Below is a genomic region from Thalassophryne amazonica chromosome 3, fThaAma1.1, whole genome shotgun sequence.
cctcccgatgatttccggacaccaccagagttacaggttgtgtcttgtgcgtgattaaaggaagaagggtgccatctagtgcccgcacctgcaatggcaaaggaagcaccaccagagggagccctacctccctagcccatctgctgtccagcagattcccttctgaccccgtgtccaccagtgctggggcttgaagggttaaatccctgctcaggattgtaactgggagtcgtgtggaaatatgtgtgtgtcccacgtgaatgtcttggcccacccttagcccagtttctaggggcgggcgttggtgtttaaccgcttggggcagtctctctgcatatgctcactcgaaccacagacaaagcactccccgcgggccagcctcctctgtctgttaggtggtctaaatgtggccctgctcatgtccatagcttcgtcagcaggggctgtagccacacggagcgtttaggctgtggagtgtggggagggcggaaccttttcggacccggaagggagagggacgacgcgtgcccggccacatccttcgtctcgctcccgatggcgttcctccaaccgattgtctaaccgtataacgagatcgataagcccatctagatcccacggttcttccttcgctaccaggtgctccttcaggaccgatgacagtccatttatgaaggcggtgcggagcgcaacgttattccacccggacctcgcagccgcgatgcagaagtcgactgcatattcggctgcgctctggcgcccctgtctcagtgacagcagcactgttgaagcagtctctcctctgttagggtgatcaaacactgttctgaacccagtataagtggtaaggagccgtgagttttgctcccaaagcgctgtagcccaagcgcgtgcctcaccacgaagcaagttaattacataagccaccctgctggcgtcagacgcatacattacgggacgttgtgcaaagacgagcgaacactgcataagaaagtccgcgcacgtctccacacaacccccgtacggctctgggggacttatgtatgcttcaggggatggagggggggttcgttgaacgaccagtggaacatttatatccagcaccgggtcggcaggaggaggagccgcagcagcgccctgagcgcgcgcttccacctgtgcggtgagagcctccatcctgcgattaaggatgacgtgttgctcggtcatcagatccagccgagcggtaaaggcggtgaggatttgctacaACTCACCgatcacacctcctgcagacgcccgtgcaccctgctcttccattggctgttcaacagatgggtgacgcccctcgggatccatgacgttggccgagatatcctgttgggaaattgtagtgacacggacccacaacagggggcgtaaatgaacggacaatgaaagagtcgaatatgaacactttactgttgtgaatgagcacaaccacaatacagaggcatgtgaaattttgcaaacagtcgatcacaagggtgacgtgtgggcaggctcgaggatagaagacgtctgtcctgagaagaaccggaaccacacgatttcctccgccaccgaacccggagaatactggagccgccaagtcccgagtccccaggtggccgccGTCTCCgaatgttggatctggtactgctggcaaggagcagagacaataagatgtgggtgtgtgcacacccagtaacaacaatgatggagattccacctccacctctaacacacactcgtgcagctcctgtctcaaacacttatctggtgggggtgtaaagcgaagctgtcgccggtcacgccaatctccagatagagcactccgcaggaaaacagctgcaaaaacgagtttaCTAAACACAGTCAATGatacggctgagagtattacctttacaggtcgacgatatctcagcaatgaggtggagatgacgtccgggttttatggagtgagatgatgtagtgtagatgggtgacagctgtcaagggataatgagtgacagctgtcacccccggctgtgtccgtggtggcagcgccctctcgtgcctgaagcccgcacttcaggcagggcgccctctggtggtgggccagcagtacctcctcttctggcggcccacacaacagatttaacttttcagtctgtttttaatttaactggattttctgaacaaaatccagaaaatctcacgcagtgaaaaataaaatgtggagaCAAAATCCACACAAAAAAGTGCTGAGTTTCGATGTCCATGTTTATATTGTGTTGCAGAATTTCCAGGAGAACATGTTGGAATTTGTTAATAATGAGCTGAATAGGATCCAGAAGGTTCTCCTGCTAAATGATGCAGAATACTTGGAGTGTCAGAGTGAGGATGAAGAGCAGAGGAGCAGCAGATTGGTTTTCCTGGACCTCACAGTGACCTTAATGAGAAGGATGAATTATGAGGAGCTGGCTGACTGTCTGCAGAGCAGTAAGAGGACTTCTGTCCACATTTAACACAGACGCTAAATGGCACATGACGTTTGTCCATTTGAAATATATTCATGTGTGAATTCTGTCAGggaaacaggaagtgatgtcatcattCAATAACTGATCTGTGCTGTTTGTTCTTTTAGGGACTCATGCTGAAGTTTGTCGTGGTAAATTCAAATCTGACATTAAGCAGAAGTTTGAGCGTGTGTTTGAGGGGATCGCTGAAGCAGGAAAGACAACTCTTCTTAAGGATATCTACACAGAGCTCTACATCACAGAGGGCGGGGCTTCAGAGGTCAACCAGGAACATGAGGTCAGACAGACTGAAGTGGCATCCaggaaaacagacacacaaagaacAATCACATGTGAAGACATCTTTAAAGCTTCAGCTGACACACAGCCACCAATCAGAACAGTGCTGACAAATGGCGTGGCCGGCATTGGGAAAACAGTCTTAACACAGAAGTGGACTCTGGACTGGGCTGAAGGACAAACCAACCAGGACTTCCACTTCATATTTCCATTCACTTTCAGAGAGCTGAATGTGCTGAAAGAGAAGAAGTTCAGCTTGGTGGAACTTGTTCATCACTTCTTTCCTGAAATCAAAGAAGCAGGAATCTGCAGCTTCCAGCACTTCCAGGTCTTGATCATCTTGGATGGTCTGGATGAGTGTCACCTCCCTCTGGACTTCCACAGCAATGACATCCTGACTGATGCCACAGAGTCGAGCTCAGTGGATGTTCTGCTGACAAACCTCATCAGGAGGAACCTGTTTCCCTCTGCTCGCCTCTGGATCACCACACGACCTGCAGCAGCCAGTCAGATCCCTCCTGAGTGTGTGgacatggtgacagaggtcagagGCTTCACTGACCCTCAGAAGGAGGAGTACTTCAGGAAGAGATTCAGAGATGAGGAGCAGTCCAGAAGAATCATCTCCCACGTGAAGAAATCACGAAGCCTCCACATCATGTGTCACatcccagtcttctgctggatcacTGCTACAGTGCTGGAGGACATGTTGGACACCAGAGGAACACAAGAGCTGCCAGAGACCCTGACTGAGATTTACATCTACTACCTGGTGGTTCAGTCCAAAGTGGAGAAGGTCAAGTATGATGGAGGAGCTGAGACAGATCCACTGTGGAATCCAGAGAACAGGGAGATGATTGTGTCTCTGGGAAAACTGGCTTTTGAGCAGCTGCAGAAAGGGAACCTGATCTTCTGTGAAGAGGACTTGACAGAGTGTGGCATCAATATCAGAGCAGCCTCAGTGTACTCGGGAGTCTTCACACAGACCTTTAGAGAGGAGAGAGGACTCTACCAGCACAAGGTCTTTTGCTTCATCCATCTGAGTGTTCAGGAGTTTCTGGCTGCTCTTTATGTCCATCTGAACTTTATCCAGTCTGGAGTCAATCTGCTGTCTAAAGAACGAACAGCATCCTGGTGGACTATAATATTTAAACCTAAGATAACACATCTCCATCAGAGTGCTGTGGATGAAGCCTTACAGAGTCCAAATGGACACCTGGACTTGTTCCTGCGCTTCCTTCTGGGTCTTTCCCTGGAGACCAATCAAACTCTCCTACGGGGCCtgatgacacagacagacagaatcttAGAGAACAATCAGAAAACAATCGAGTACATCAAGAAGAAACTTGATGAGAATCTGTCTGCAGAGAGAAACATCAATCTGATCCACTGTCTGAATGAACTAAAGGACTGTTCTCTAGTGGATCAGATCCTACAGTCCCTGAGCTCAGGAAATCTGTCTGGAGAACGTCTGACTCCTTCTCATTTATCAGCTCTGATCTTCATCTTACTGTCATCAGACCAACATCTGGATGTGTTTGACCTGAAGACATACTCTGCTTCACACAAGGCTCTTCTGAGGCTGCTGCCAGTGATCGAAGCATCTCAAAAGGCATTGTAAGGACAGAGACACTTTGACATTTGAACAGTGACTTAATTGATATCATTTTGAAATGaaactcttttttgttttgtcatcATCTCTGCAGGTTATCTGGCTGTCATCTGTCACAGAGAGGCTGTGAAGTTCTGTCAGcagttctcagctctcagtcctccagtctgacagaactggacctgagtaacaaccagctgcaggattcaggagtggagctgctgtctgctggactggagagtccacactgtcacctggacactctcaggtcaggatttagttttcacttcaaatgtttcaaaatgtttcTCTGAATTTCAAATCAGATTTTCATCAGATTCAGTTTCACGTGTTCGACAACACTCAGACATGTCATCTGAACCAGAACTAGAGGATCTCAATCTCTGTTGTAAACTTGTCAGGGTGGAGCAGCAGGTATCACATGCTCACAGTAAGAAGATCTTAGGTTCAGTTCACACTAAAGTTCAGGTCTAtttctgtttggagtttacatgttctctctgtgtctgtgagtTTATTCCTGACATTAGTTTCAGGCTCCTCCcattgcccttgagcaaggtagtGTCTGTAGACCTGCCCTGAGTGTTCCCTCTTTTTCTTCATCAGATCCTCAGAACACTCCCTCCACCTCCTCAACACGCTCTCCTCCccggtcagcacattaccatctgccaCGTTTACTACTTACCTACTGTGTACATCCTTTCCAAGCCCTTTTCTCTTACTTCATACACAGTTCAATGTGCCCTTTCTTCGCCTTTTGCCACTTCTGTTTTCACTTTACACCACATCATCTGGTGCTCCTGTTGACTTTCTTCTCCTCTCCTAAGATCCCAGTTCTTTTTTCTTATACTTTCCTGAACGCCTTCACTCCACCACCCAATCTCTGTGTCTCTCTtttactgtccagatgtcacgtCACATCTAGCAACTTCCTGTCTGTCCACCTCCACCTTCTGATCCTTGATTCAGCTCTCACTTCCTCCTCTTCACCTGCAGAATCATCCTACTAACCACCACTCCATACCCTGCAACAACCGTACATCCTCTTTTTGTCATGTTTCCAGGCCGGTCTGCATGGGCACGTCCTGATTTATTTTGATGATCACACTTTTCTTGTGTAGTTTGTTTGCTTCTTTCCTGTGTGTTACTGCTCAGCTATCTCCAGTTTCCCTAATGGACCGTTGTTTGGTGCATGCACTCTCAGTACTCTACAAGTCGCTCATGTAGAACGCTGTGGGGTGAAAAGTGGATTAATGTGTACATGCAGGCCCCGCGTAACTACACAGAGAATGCTGAATCTATGGCTAACACTGCGGCAAATGTCTGTAacttgcccaaagaaaggtggacaaagtcccttaaatgTGTCCTAGATGTGACAATCTGAACAATAAGATAGTCTTTAATAGAGAAGATTTCGCTGTTATTCTGCACACACTGTACACACATTTTTGTCACGGCTTTacttgtgaaaataatttaatattacaataataaaaataccttGTTTGTAACTATATTTCATTTCTTCACACAAATGATAGCTCGTGTTTGGgatgaaagaagaaaaaacagaggtggtttccaTCATGGAGATTTCTCAGGTAGATTGTAGAACGCTATAAAAACGCAAAATTCCATTCAGTCATCAAAAACATTCAAGCGTACTGCTCCAGTAatcatggaagaaaaaaaaacaccaattgAATATTTTTCAGTCTTTTAGAAACAGTGAAAGGAACACTGTAAGCAGGTGGACTTGACTTCACCTCCTGCACTCGGTGGTCTTGGGGTCACTCGGCTTGTCCTCGTCTCTCCCCAGCAGCTCTCAGACACCTTCTGAATTTATCATAAACCAAAGTATCCGTATCAAAGAGGCTGTCGGTCATTAAAGTGCGGTTCAGGCCTCATATTCCTGTCCAAACCCATTACCTGCGTCTGAAGAGGGATTTTAATATTTCTGTCAAATCCTGTTATTTCCATCTGAAACAAATCCCCACAAACAGGAAGAAAGCCATTAggttctgtattttttttaaatgaacaaaaacaatCATTTGCTTCATGAAGCAGACCTGTCAGCAGCACACAgaggaaataaagtcttttaacttGACCTATTATTGCATCCTTTCATCCAGATGcatcatcacagacaaactggtgtCCAGATATACCATCCTTGTTTTGGAAATACTTTCATTCCTAATACCCCCATCAAACATAGCCAGAAACACGCAGAATAGTGTCAGAATGATGACTCGGCGCACATCTGAAACGTGTCAGATTTCAgatccaaaacgttctgacagccatatgcggaagtccacacagttggtcaagatCGACCGGCGAGCCCGAGTGTGATGCATATGTTCAAACCCTCCGGGCATTGTCGaggtgggacacctatccgacggagaTCCATGTGCaacctgaggaccatctgaccgcaatttacatattctgatggcagcatAAACAGGATCTGATACAATAtgagtgcatacgagggaacctcaagatggagcTGGCACAGGAAAGCCTGTCGccgtgacctgcacgtgccacttaTAATAacggagcacaaaggaactgtgCCCAGTGATTAAGTCCAGGCAGATTTGTGACCAGGGGCATCTTGGCTTGGGTAAGGGCCAGCGGAGGCTGGTGGGAAGGTTTGCCCCTGGTACAGACGCTTAAGGCTCTGAGGAAGTCTTTGACATCTGCCTGGGCAGTGGGCCACCAGAACTGTCTGTTGACTAGGTTCAATGTGCGGCGAAATCCAGGATGGCAAGAGATCTTGGAAGAATGTGTGAACTGTAGGACTGCTGAGCAGGCTGATGGTGGCACGAAGAGTCGACCAGGAGGTCCTCCACCAGGATCTAGGTATCAATATTGTGCCTCCCAGATGACCCTCTCAGTGTCCCATGTCTGGTGCCCCACGACCAAGCTTGTAGGCAGGATGGATTCGGGATCCGGGAGTCAGAGAGTGGTCCGGGGTGGAAAACTGTCTTGATAAAGCATCTGCTTTAGTGTTTTTGGATCCAGGGCAGTATGTACAACCCAATCTTatgccattttgtgatggcatcacaaaaaggaaATGAATCTATGGTTTGTGACATCGTCACAAAAATGGGGGACTTTTCATGATGAGAGCacgaattcattttgtgacgagAGCACGAAATGTGGGCTGATGCAGGAGGGCGTCTGTggggattatggttagggttagaggaagggagagggttaggatatggttagggttagggaaatgggtagggttagaaatagtaaactaAAAAACctgcatcatgaaaatgtgactcattttgtgatgggagcacaagaaaaaaaagcatgagactggtctCAGCATGTATTGGTGAAGTTAAGACTTCCAAAGAATAAGGACCACCTGGCCTGCCTTGAGTTAAGTCATTTAGCTCTTTGGATGTAGACTAAATTTTTGTCATCTGTTCAGATTATTAAAGGGACGGCAGTACCTTCCAACTAGTGTCTCCACTGCTCCAATTTTTCCTTTACCGCGAGAAGTTCCTGATTATTCAGATTcacacaactttattgatcccgaaaagggcaattcatttcacacccagttacctcagtcaaatatacagcaattaatccacgattattactagttgaatgtaataatggcacacatcaaaattcaaacaaccgcacatatacatttgattgtttatgtacgctaaactttgaaacaatccgtcatccgaattgaggaaatgtgagtgtggggggggCCACAGCAGCACGTGGCCAAGCCGCCTGCTTGGGGGGGAAACAGGGAGCTACTACAGTTAAAGCCATGCTGCATCccagagggggaagggagtggcatgAGCGGGGGCCAGGATGGGGGGGATAGAAACACAAGGGAGGGGTAGGGGTGAGGCAGGCGTATCAGTCGCtctccatgtgtgagtggcagtTACTgtcaatgtctggagttgccatgacaacatcagactgtcgtGGAGGGCAAAAGATaagaaggcagccgaatggttcaccaaggcctcagaaattcttctggaggaaaacaacggggcgttttgaccttctgaggctgataagcctgccgtgtttagggctgagcagagaaaacacatttgcagctctccTAAAcagccaaatccaatttatgagtattccctggtctctgacatCTTACTTTGCAAGGCACACATTTGCttcgagatgttatccaacttacgtctgggttcaagggttaacgcagtctgagaatgtatcgtcttgcccaactcattaatcatgacgcacAGGTGAGGGGTCGTAGTTCTAGTGGCAGCCATTTTGCCAGttctccagtaggtcagggcagtaCTTAcaacaataagtaccagccctcctatgaTAAAaccaatataaataaatcttcgacgtcctccacagagaatggcaccaAGCATGTGATACGTcatttctcccaggcgtcgagaacatagcctgcaggttagattccatctgggcatgcagggtcccccagccctgatttccttgttgaaaaaatggtgtcaatagcgttcagagaccaggtgataaattccatggttaatccaatgtaCGAGTAAGTAACTTACAAAATTATTTAATGGTGCCCTACGCGCAGTGCGTAATTTGCATGTGCGGAATGACGGCACTGAgtacatatgccagacctgtatgtgatGCTACAGTGCTTCAATAAAAATGAAGAAGAAGACAACAGAGTATGAGCATAACGTTGTAAGGAGCTAAATGTGGCAGCAGAACTCAAACtttacaaagcagcacacagagtaaatataaattctttaatcttttttttaaactttattttttgattgtttaaacatttttgttacatatataacaaataaaaataaaacaacaaaggcAAGCAGAGCATGAAAAAGGAAAGAGGGCTGAGCATCAATACTAAACTTTGCAAATATATGTTGATAGCTTGTAAGTCAAGATACAGTGCGTCAGCCCTTTAAAGATTCAGTGTTTTGATATAGCCAACCCATTTCTCCCAATATCTGTTACATTTATCAACAGACAGCCTCAATGAAAAGGTCATCCTCTCCATGTCATAAATTTCATTAATTACTTTAATCCAGTCAGAAAGTGAAGGTGCATCCTTACACAACCATTTTCTGGTGATAGCTTTCTTTGCTCCAACCAACAGTATTGACAGAAgatatttttgtgattttggcactccacaggaaatgtGTCCTAAATATGTTTCAGTAAACCCATATGACAGAGTTGATCCAGTGATGCTTTGGATTGCTGTTATCACCGTTGACCAGTAGGGTGCGATCTTCGCACAGtcccaaaatatatgaaaatgtCCTGCTTTAATGTGTCCACAATCTCTCCAACAATGAGCCTTATCAGGGTCATTGCACTGTTTACTCTTAACATAAGGTGTAACAAAAAAAACGTATGACAGTCTTCCATGCAAATTCTCTCCAAAGACCAGAGCTGGAAGTAATCATGACAGTTTTGCATATATCAAACCATTCATTCTCCGATATTGTAATATTAGCCTCTTTTTCCCATGCTTCTTTAATGTACGTGGTAGAGATATTCTTAAATACTTGTAAACATTTGTACACTATTGTTATTTGTTTCTTTGGTGCATCACCTTTGCAAACCTCAAGAAAATATTTCACCAAATCCTCTTCTTCTTCGTATTTAATTTTTCTATCAAAATAATGTCTTAGttgaaaatatctaaaaaggtCATATCTGTTCAAATTATATTTGTCTGAAAGCTCCAAAAAACTTTTCAGTATACCTTTTGTTGATATAAaccaacaaccagtaataccTTTTTGAGACCACTGTTGAAATCGGTTATCAGTTTTTGCTGGTAAAAATTCAGAATCGTAAACTGGCCAACATAATATTTTGGTCTTTGATTCAACATTCTTGTTTTTAAGTTTTTTATTCCACACATTTATTGGTGATTTTATCCAAGAGGGCAATAAATGAGATTCTGAATGTATTTTCAATAGTGGTTTATCACCAACCATAGATTGTAATGGTATGTCAAAGTAAGACTGGTTTATCTCTTTCCATTTAGCCCCGCAACTGGGGTCACACCAATTTATCAGTACTCGTAACTGAGCTGCTTTGTAGTAACTTTCCAAACATGGTAAATCTAATCCACCTTCTTCTTTCTGTAATTGTAAAATCTGAAATCGTATTCTTGGTTTTTTGTTTCCCCATATAAAATTTGATAACATTCTATTCCACTCCTTAAATTGTGTGAAGGTTATTTCAATTGACAAAGCTTGAAATAGGTAAAGAAACCTTGGTAATAGGTTCATTTTAATGATTTCAATCCTATTGTACATGTTCATTGGTATTAATGCCCATCGTTGCAAATCACATTTAATATTAGCTGTAAGTTTTCTATAATTTTCATCATAAAGTGAAGATATATCCTTTGGTATAAATattccaagatatttaatgatattGCCTTTCCAGTTAAAATTTGTCATCTTAGAAATTTCCATGGTTGGCTGATAATTAAAAGCAATAATTTGAgttttctgtaaatttagttTATACCCAGAATATGAGCCAAATTCAAACAAAAGTGTCAGAAGATTAGGTAAACTGGCTGTTGGGTTGGATAATGTCAAAaggatatcatctgcgtacaaACAGATTTTGTGTGTGGTGTCTCCTATTACAATACCTGAAATATCTTCATGTTTTCTAATAGCCTGAGCCAAAGGTTCAATCAAAAGTGCAAATAGGCTAGCGCTGAGGGGGCAGCCCTGACGACAGCCCCTTTTCAAATATACAGTGTCAGAAAGGTCCCCATTAATCTTGATTCTGGCAGAGGGTGATTCATATAATGATTTTAGACAGTTgattatgtttgtgttaaaaccaAATCTGTTGAGAGTTAAATAAAGATATTCCAAACTAAcagaatcaaatgctttttcagcgtCAAGGCTAATTGCAACAGATTCTAAGTTTTTCATTTTATGAATAAGGTGAAGAGCACGTCTAAGATTGTCATGAGTCTGTCTGTTGCATACAAAACCACACTGATCAGTGTCTGTCAGTTCTGGAATCAAAGCCTCAAGCTTCTTAGCTAGTATTGTCGCAAATATGCGATAATCAATATTTAGAACGGATATTGGACGATAAGAACCACATTATGTTTTATCTTTACCAGGTTTATGAATCACAGATATGACTGCTCTTCTCCAAGATGGTGGTACCTGTCCACCctttaaaatataattaaaac
It encodes:
- the LOC117507616 gene encoding NACHT, LRR and PYD domains-containing protein 12-like, which gives rise to MDQYEDTEKGPPKTGLCGDHELQIKDQRPHQDTAPSAAPEPELSLVSLKSDRSLRLLIRFKGPRLSAGKKPHQDTAPSAGPEPEPSLVSLKSDRSLRLLIHFKGPRPSAGKKPHQDTAPSAAPEPELSLVSLKSDRSLRLLIRFKGPRLSAGKKPHQDTAPSAGPEPEPSLVSLKSDRSLRLLIHFKGPRPSAGKKPQQDTAPPAGHEPSLMNDRPVGHLINFKGERASAGKKVKQQSSEVLGVPSAQQHQTRLNHKFMNFQENMLEFVNNELNRIQKVLLLNDAEYLECQSEDEEQRSSRLVFLDLTVTLMRRMNYEELADCLQSRTHAEVCRGKFKSDIKQKFERVFEGIAEAGKTTLLKDIYTELYITEGGASEVNQEHEVRQTEVASRKTDTQRTITCEDIFKASADTQPPIRTVLTNGVAGIGKTVLTQKWTLDWAEGQTNQDFHFIFPFTFRELNVLKEKKFSLVELVHHFFPEIKEAGICSFQHFQVLIILDGLDECHLPLDFHSNDILTDATESSSVDVLLTNLIRRNLFPSARLWITTRPAAASQIPPECVDMVTEVRGFTDPQKEEYFRKRFRDEEQSRRIISHVKKSRSLHIMCHIPVFCWITATVLEDMLDTRGTQELPETLTEIYIYYLVVQSKVEKVKYDGGAETDPLWNPENREMIVSLGKLAFEQLQKGNLIFCEEDLTECGINIRAASVYSGVFTQTFREERGLYQHKVFCFIHLSVQEFLAALYVHLNFIQSGVNLLSKERTASWWTIIFKPKITHLHQSAVDEALQSPNGHLDLFLRFLLGLSLETNQTLLRGLMTQTDRILENNQKTIEYIKKKLDENLSAERNINLIHCLNELKDCSLVDQILQSLSSGNLSGERLTPSHLSALIFILLSSDQHLDVFDLKTYSASHKALLRLLPVIEASQKALLSGCHLSQRGCEVLSAVLSSQSSSLTELDLSNNQLQDSGVELLSAGLESPHCHLDTLRLSGCNLSERSCEVLSSVLSSQYSSLTELDLSNNVLEDSGVELLSAGLASPHCQLESLRLSGCNLSERSCEVLSSVLSSQSSSLTELDLSNNELEDSGVELLSAGLESPHCQLETLRLLDCNLSESSCEVLSSVLSSQSSSLTELDLSNNQLQDSGVKLLSAGLESPNCHLDTLRLSGCLITHEGCASLASALTSNPFHLRELDLSYNHPGDSVKLLSARLKDPCWTLDSLRLDPGGVRWLRPGLRKYFCELSLDPNSANRKLKLSDNNTKVERVDEDQSYPDHPDRFDFCSQVLSAAGLTGRCYWEVEWRGTVEISVTFRRIGRKGDGVDCVFGHNDQSWSLYCSDSCYSVCHNNRQTDCPRFSLSSHRVSVFVDCPAGTLSFYEVSSDSLIHIHTFCSMFTEPLCAGFGFWSASGSSVSLCEL